A genomic segment from Lutzomyia longipalpis isolate SR_M1_2022 chromosome 3, ASM2433408v1 encodes:
- the LOC129792996 gene encoding DNA polymerase epsilon subunit 4 gives MESEEILMNNSPSNILNYDDIDDLEHPELYLGPEYAVASPEEHEKEQEGEDEEKQTKAPEGSKENKKLRLPVSKIKNMMKLDPEAGKISLEALVLTTKATEIFIEALAKEAFTHTVGAKRKTLQRNDLDVAISTVDALFFLEGCFKT, from the exons atGGAAAGTGAGGAAATTCTTATGAATAATTCGCCCTCAAACATATTAAACTACGATGATATTGATGATTTGGAGCATCCTGAACTCTACCTTGGTCCGGAATACGCTGTAGCCTCACCGGAAGAGCATGAAAAGGAGCAGGAAG gtgaagatgaagaaaagcaAACAAAGGCTCCGGAAGGatcaaaggaaaacaaaaaactCCGTCTTCCCGTGAGCAAAATCAAGAATATGATGAAATTAGATCCAGAAGCTGGAAAAATCTCCCTAGAAGCCCTCGTGCTGACTACAAAGGCAACGGAAATATTCATTGAAGCCCTGGCGAAGGAAGCATTCACCCACACAGTGGGGGCTAAACGGAAGACACTGCAAAGGAATGATTTGGACGTTGCTATTTCCACTGTTGATGCTCTCTTTTTCCTCGAGGGATGTTTTAAGacttaa
- the LOC129792999 gene encoding histone H3.3A: MARTKQTARKSTGGKAPRKQLATKAARKSAPSTGGVKKPHRYRPGTVALREIRRYQKSTELLIRKLPFQRLVREIAQDFKTDLRFQSAAIGALQEASEAYLVGLFEDTNLCAIHAKRVTIMPKDIQLARRIRGERA; encoded by the exons ATGGCCCGTACAAAGCAGACCGCTCGTAAGTCAACCGGAGGAAAGGCTCCGCGTAAGCAGCTCGCTACCAAGGCAGCCCGTAAGAGCGCCCCATCCACTGGTGGTGTGAAGAAGCCCCATCGCTACCGCCCCGGTACTGTGGCTCTTCGTGAAATTCGTCGCTACCAGAAGTCCACTGAATTGCTCATCCGCAAGCTGCCCTTCCAGCGTCTCGTGCGTGAAATTGCGCAAGACTTCAAAACCGATTTGCGCTTCCAATCGGCCGCTATTGGAGCCCTTCag GAGGCCAGTGAAGCCTACCTCGTGGGTCTCTTTGAGGACACCAACTTGTGCGCCATCCACGCCAAACGTGTGACAATTATGCCCAAGGATATCCAGCTGGCACGACGAATTCGTGGCGAGCGCGcttaa
- the LOC129792892 gene encoding transcription initiation factor TFIID subunit 4-like — protein sequence MASINKIDDTSAPLSDGRESGQELQHIPTSHQAGLSGHRDAGSACVSNGGTVYGGETPHKVQQHQHEGLLPVVSECGGNKSAAASAANNNNNNTINNYTVSGGKKVNSEAVVCEQGGPVRVANQPEGPAVSIVSNMPKNSNEPVKVVYPTSATVVGGLGGQTSGAPTVLNMNNRVTFTGQTLPNGTISLSPITTTQATIMQATANAKAPQTTQNQSQASQSQQSTIVIKNQGTMAPGITSAPPGMVTMTKTINQATSQNIVATPTMLPASVQIVNMRPGTPSQAQQKSVAAIPPRVVLGGTQMLGARPANSAITLSALQNLNAGQSGPALLLKTETGQYQLLRVGPAPATPVTPTLGATAASANQTIRLQTVPAPSLTTTTANLVVNTTASSAISGQQTQILSTQTSQVPPPVASVAPVPALATQNTATAVVVTANATPSNQNLHNTKEKCRKFLANLLELSSREPKTVERNVRTLIQELIDANVEPEEFCDRLERLLNASPQPCLIGFLKKSLPLLRQSLVKKELVIEGIKPPPHNVAFSGTTTITTNIPASVRPIGQTIVSGVTTLPTQVRMVTPTGPRPMQTTITRHAAPVRIQTPISTTGPRLTGGTVAQIRPGGNAIVQTAGAIQSTPPALHPVSSTPSQTVFSAAAQIRTPTTITRPQTAVQIRTTAPMVRTAGGSATKGATQIKIGATQIKQITPSAASSGATVLNSGSSTVGGQPKTPAVKSQSGAQGQKSAAAAAKDKEKKAANFYQQSSLSMSSSMYGDDDINDVAAMGGVNLAEETQRILGSTELIGTQIRSCKDEVFLHMPVLQNVIRTIVAKHGLEEPSNEVAVLISHATQEHLKNIVEKLAVIAEHRIDVIKLDPRYEVTKDVRGQIKFLEELDKAEQKRHEEQEREMLLRAAKSRSKTEDPEQAKLKAKAKEMQRAEMEELRQRDANLTALQAIGPRKKPRLDGEISSTTVAGASGAGSTGMASTPLRPRIKRVNMRDMLFYLEQEKDTCRSRMLYKAYLK from the exons ATGGCGTCGATTAACAAAATCGACGACACTTCAGCTCCACTGAGTGACGGCCGGGAGTCCGGGCAGGAGCTACAGCACATACCCACGTCCCATCAGGCGGGGCTGAGTGGCCATCGTGACGCGGGGAGTGCGTGCGTATCGAACGGGGGCACCGTGTACGGTGGTGAGACTCCGCACAAGGTACAGCAGCACCAACATGAGGGGCTGCTGCCCGTCGTGAGTGAGTGTGGTGGCAACAAGAGTGCAGCAGCTAGTGCGGCAAATAACAATAATAACAATACAATCAACAATTACACCGTGAGCGGTGGGAAGAAAGTGAACAGTGAGGCGGTGGTGTGCGAACAAGGGGGCCCCGTGCGTGTCGCGAATCAGCCAGAGGGTCCGGCTGTGTCGATTGTGTCGAATATGCCAAAGAATAGCAATGAGCCTGTGAAGGTTGTGTACCCCACGTCGGCGACCGTTGTCGGTGGTCTCGGTGGCCAAACCTCCGGCGCCCCCACCGTCCTTAATATGAACAATCGTGTCACATTCACGGGTCAAACATTGCCGAACGGGACCATAAGTCTGTCGCCAATCACCACCACCCAGGCAACAATTATGCAGGCAACGGCCAACGCCAAGGCGCCCCAGACAACGCAGAACCAATCCCAAGCATCTCAGTCGCAGCAATCGACGATAGTTATTAAGAATCAGGGCACCATGGCGCCCGGAATTACCTCAGCGCCACCCGGAATGGTCACAATGACCAAGACAATCAATCAG GCCACATCTCAGAATATTGTGGCAACACCAACAATGCTGCCCGCCAGTGTACAGATAGTCAATATGCGTCCCGGAACACCATCGCAGGCACAGCAAAAATCCGTCGCAGCTATACCGCCGCGAGTTGTTCTCGGGGGTACGCAAATGCTGGGCGCCAGACCCGCCAATTCAGCT ATAACTCTGAGTGCGCTACAGAACTTAAATGCTGGACAATCGGGTCCGGCTTTACTGCTAAAAACGGAAACTGGTCAGTATCAATTGTTACGCGTGGGACCAGCACCTGCGACCCCGGTGACGCCCACATTGGGCGCCACGGCGGCATCTGCCAATCAAACGATTCGCTTGCAAACCGTCCCGGCT CCATCGCTGACAACAACAACGGCCAATTTGGTGGTCAACACAACGGCGTCATCGGCAATTTCGGGGCAACAGACGCAAATCTTGTCCACGCAGACATCACAAGTTCCTCCACCTGTTGCCTCCGTAGCCCCCGTACCGGCATTAGCCACGCAAAATACCGCCACGGCGGTCGTTGTGACGGCAAATGCGACACCgtcaaatcaaaatttgcacaATACCAAAGAGAAGTGTCGCAAATTCCTGGCAAATCTGCTCGAATTGTCGAGCCGGGAGCCAAAGACGGTGGAACGGAATGTCCGGACGCTCATACAGGAGCTAATTGATGCCAATGTGGAGCCAGAGGAGTTTTGTGATCGTCTCGAGCGTCTTCTTAATGCGAGTCCGCAACCCTGTCTCATTGGCTTCCTCAAG AAGAGCCTCCCGTTGCTTAGACAGTCACTTGTTAAGAAGGAATTGGTGATTGAGGGCATCAAACCACCACCACACAATGTTGCCTTTTCCGGCACAACAACAATTACTACAAATATTCCG GCGTCGGTACGTCCCATTGGGCAAACGATCGTCTCGGGGGTCACAACGCTCCCTACGCAGGTACGAATGGTGACCCCAACGGGTCCCCGGCCGATGCAGACGACGATAACACGGCATGCGGCACCTGTGCGAATTCAGACGCCAATTAGTACTACCGGACCGCGACTCACGGGTGGTACAGTGGCGCAAATTCGTCCGGGTGGCAATGCCATTGTCCAGACGGCTGGTGCAATTCAGTCAACGCCTCCCGCGCTGCATCCTGTTAGCTCGACACCATCTCAGACTGTTTTTTCAGCTGCAGCACAG atccgGACACCGACGACGATAACGCGCCCCCAGACAGCCGTACAGATACGTACGACAGCACCAATGGTGAGGACAGCCGGTGGCAGTGCCACGAAGGGGGCGACGCAGATAAAGATCGGTGCTACGCAGATAAAGCAAATAACCCCAAGTGCAGCCTCATCGGGAGCCACGGTGCTCAATAGTGGGAGTAGTACGGTGGGTGGGCAGCCCAAGACGCCGGCTGTGAAGTCCCAAAGTGGGGCTCAGGGGCAAAAAAGTGCTGCAGCCGCGGCGAAGGATAAGGAGAAGAAAGCGGCGAATTTCTATCAGCAATCCTCGCTGTCAATGTCCTCCTCAATGTATGGGGATGACGATATAAATGATGTGGCGGCGATGGGGGGTGTCAATTTAGCGGAGGAGACGCAACGTATTCTGGGATCGACAGAGCTCATTGGGACGCAAATCCGATCGTGCAAGGATGAGGTTTTTCTGCACATGCCGGTGCTGCAGAATGTTATTAGGACGATTGTGGCGAAGCATGGCCTCGAGGAGCCCAGCAATGAGGTGGCGGTGCTCATCTCGCACGCCACGCAGGAGCACCTCAAGAATATTGTGGAGAAATTGGCTGTGATTGCCGAGCACAGAATTGACGTTATCAAG CTCGATCCTCGGTACGAAGTGACAAAAGACGTGAGGGGTCAGATAAAATTCCTTGAAGAATTGGATAAAGCAGAACAGAAGCGCCATGAAGAGCAGGAACGTGAAATGCTGTTGAGAGCTGCAAAATCGAGATCGAAAACAGAAGATCCCGAACAGGCAAAACTCAAAGCAAAA gCGAAAGAAATGCAGCGAGCAGAAATGGAGGAGCTGCGTCAGAGAGATGCAAATCTGACGGCATTGCAGGCAATTGGACCAAGGAAAAAGCCTCGGCTTGATGGGGAGATTTCCTCAACAACagtg gcTGGTGCTTCTGGTGCGGGATCTACGGGAATGGCATCAACGCCACTACGTCCGCGGATAAAGCGCGTAAATATGCGCGATATGCTGTTTTATTTGGAGCAGGAGAAGGATACGTGTAGGAGTCGAATGCTTTACAAAGCTTACCTCAAGTGA
- the LOC129792939 gene encoding COP9 signalosome complex subunit 1b-like, with the protein MPLPLIMQNAVEPMQVDVEAVDNENHEEDTYVVENPTMDLEVYANSYTGLAKSYRLMYIADHCPTLRLEALKMAISYVMTTYNVSLYQLLHKKLADMNVGASLPDVAQGGAAAGGAGAAGAGAGAPSQDVPTFDTMWAETKSKKAALKLEKLDNDLKNYRSNSIKESIRRGHDDLGDHYLNCGDLSNALKCYSRARDYCTSGKHVVNMCLNVIKVSIYLQNWSHVLSYVSKAESTPDFAEGNSKDANQAVLTRLKCAAGLAELATKKYKSAAKHFIHANFDHCDFPEMISSSNVAMYGGLCALATFDRQELQKNVISSSSFKLFLELEPQLRDIIFKFYESKYASCLRLLDEIRDNLLLDMYIAPHINALYTQIRNRALIQYFSPYLSADLRKMATAFNRTVAALENEVMQLILDGQIQARIDSHNKILYAKDADQRSSTFEKAINVGKEYQRRTRMLILRAAMLKVQIHVKNQPRDSGNHTAEICVASGSSNTTTNAVSGGGLRN; encoded by the exons atgccgCTACCACTAATTATGCAG AACGCCGTGGAGCCAATGCAGGTGGACGTGGAGGCGGTGGACAACGAAAATCACGAGGAGGACACGTACGTCGTGGAGAATCCCACAATGGACCTAGAAGTGTACGCAAACTCCTACACAGGACTCGCTAAATCCTACCGCCTCATGTACATTGCTGATCACTGTCCCACACTACGGCTGGAGGCCCTCAAGATGGCCATCAGCTACGTGATGACCACATACAATGTGAGTCTGTACCAGTTGCTGCACAAGAAGTTGGCCGACATGAATGTTGGCGCCTCGCTGCCGGATGTAGCGCAGGGGGGTGCAGCTGCAGGTGGGGCAGGAGCAGCGGGAGCCGGGGCGGGGGCACCGAGTCAAGATGTGCCGACATTCGATACAATGTGGGCGGAGACGAAGAGCAAAAAGGCTGCGCTGAAGCTGGAAAAGTTGGACAATGATCTGAAGAATTACCGAAGTAACTCCATCAAGGAGAGCATTAGGCGCGGGCACGATGACCTGGGGGATCACTACCTCAACTGCGGGGACCTCTCGAATGCCCTCAAGTGCTACTCACGCGCACGGGATTACTGTACGAGTGGCAAGCATGTGGTCAATATGTGTCTCAATGTGATCAAGGTGTCCATCTACCTGCAAAACTGGTCGCATGTCCTCAGCTACGTCTCCAAGGCGGAGAGTACCCCGGACTTTGCCGAAGGTAACAGCAAGGATGCCAATCAGGCCGTCCTGACGCGTCTCAAATGTGCCGCAGGGTTAGCAGAGTTGGCCACGAAGAAGTACAAATCAGCCGCAAAGCACTTCATCCACGCCAACTTTGATCACTGCGACTTCCCCGAGATGATCAGCAGCAGCAATGTCGCCATGTACGGCGGCCTCTGTGCTCTGGCCACATTCGATCGGCAGGAATTGCAGAAAAACGTCATCTCGTCGTCATCGTTCAAGCTCTTCCTGGAGCTTGAGCCCCAACTGCGGGATATCATTTTCAAGTTCTACGAATCCAAGTATGCGTCGTGCCTGCGCCTCCTCGATGAGATTCGTGACAATTTACTCCTGGACATGTACATTGCGCCCCACATTAATGCCCTGTACACACAGATACGCAATAGGGCGCTCATTCAGTACTTCAGCCCCTACCTATCGGCGGATCTCCGGAAGATGGCCACAGCCTTCAATCGCACCGTGGCAGCGCTGGAGAATGAGGTGATGCAACTCATTCTCGATGGGCAAATCCAGGCGCGCATTGATTCGCACAATAAGATTCTCTATGCAAAGGATGCGGATCAGCGCAGCTCCACCTTCGAGAAGGCCATCAATGTGGGCAAGGAGTACCAGAGGAGGACGCGAATGCTCATCCTCCGGGCGGCCATGCTCAAAGTTCAGATTCACGTCaag AATCAACCCCGTGATAGTGGGAATCACACTGCGGAGATTTGCGTGGCTTCCGGATCTAGTAACACCACCACCAATGCCGTAAGCGGTGGAGGACTCCGCAATTAA
- the LOC129792950 gene encoding uncharacterized protein LOC129792950, with protein MASINKIDDTSAPLSDGRESGQELQHIPTSHQAGLSGHRDAGSACVSNGGTVYGGETPHKVQQHQHEGLLPVVSECGGNKSAAASAANNNNNNTINNYTVSGGKKVNSEAVVCEQGGPVRVANQPEGPAVSIVSNMPKNSNEPVKVVYPTSATVVGGLGGQTSGAPTVLNMNNRVTFTGQTLPNGTISLSPITTTQATIMQATANAKAPQTTQNQSQASQSQQSTIVIKNQGTMAPGITSAPPGMVTMTKTINQATSQNIVATPTMLPASVQIVNMRPGTPSQAQQKSVAAIPPRVVLGGTQMLGARPANSAITLSALQNLNAGQSGPALLLKTETGQYQLLRVGPAPATPVTPTLGATAASANQTIRLQTVPAVSRFTGPPLALRKTIVTQQQVKQKQQNVIFRHNSLFFS; from the exons ATGGCGTCGATTAACAAAATCGACGACACTTCAGCTCCACTGAGTGACGGCCGGGAGTCCGGGCAGGAGCTACAGCACATACCCACGTCCCATCAGGCGGGGCTGAGTGGCCATCGTGACGCGGGGAGTGCGTGCGTATCGAACGGGGGCACCGTGTACGGTGGTGAGACTCCGCACAAGGTACAGCAGCACCAACATGAGGGGCTGCTGCCCGTCGTGAGTGAGTGTGGTGGCAACAAGAGTGCAGCAGCTAGTGCGGCAAATAACAATAATAACAATACAATCAACAATTACACCGTGAGCGGTGGGAAGAAAGTGAACAGTGAGGCGGTGGTGTGCGAACAAGGGGGCCCCGTGCGTGTCGCGAATCAGCCAGAGGGTCCGGCTGTGTCGATTGTGTCGAATATGCCAAAGAATAGCAATGAGCCTGTGAAGGTTGTGTACCCCACGTCGGCGACCGTTGTCGGTGGTCTCGGTGGCCAAACCTCCGGCGCCCCCACCGTCCTTAATATGAACAATCGTGTCACATTCACGGGTCAAACATTGCCGAACGGGACCATAAGTCTGTCGCCAATCACCACCACCCAGGCAACAATTATGCAGGCAACGGCCAACGCCAAGGCGCCCCAGACAACGCAGAACCAATCCCAAGCATCTCAGTCGCAGCAATCGACGATAGTTATTAAGAATCAGGGCACCATGGCGCCCGGAATTACCTCAGCGCCACCCGGAATGGTCACAATGACCAAGACAATCAATCAG GCCACATCTCAGAATATTGTGGCAACACCAACAATGCTGCCCGCCAGTGTACAGATAGTCAATATGCGTCCCGGAACACCATCGCAGGCACAGCAAAAATCCGTCGCAGCTATACCGCCGCGAGTTGTTCTCGGGGGTACGCAAATGCTGGGCGCCAGACCCGCCAATTCAGCT ATAACTCTGAGTGCGCTACAGAACTTAAATGCTGGACAATCGGGTCCGGCTTTACTGCTAAAAACGGAAACTGGTCAGTATCAATTGTTACGCGTGGGACCAGCACCTGCGACCCCGGTGACGCCCACATTGGGCGCCACGGCGGCATCTGCCAATCAAACGATTCGCTTGCAAACCGTCCCGGCTGTAAGTAGATTCACTGGGCCACCATTGGCACTCAGAAAGACAATTGTAACACAACAACAGGTGAAACAGAAGcagcaaaatgtaatttttcgacacaattcactttttttttcataa
- the LOC129792971 gene encoding corepressor interacting with RBPJ 1 — translation MGKGFNNYMCKKFFHPASRDNLKRVWMAEQQAEAYKKKQEELRAQYEKEQDLHDNKAILSKESKDKLSINFMYEPPPGVRKEREKEDNEPEYKFEWQRKYNAPRESYCKGDTEIRDQPFGIQVRNVRCIKCHKWGHINTDKECTMYSISMSEARKIHSEAEAQSIMAKGVLEEQMKDDGLAMRKSAMSLQSFQSGRLHQLIPSDDEADTSAKKPEMAFLKSLTTEQKRKLLRKLEKIEKRSRKKKKSKSKKHHHRDSSSSSSSDDDRKHTREKKQRKRSRSPRRHSRKSFISKMILG, via the exons ATGGGGAAAGGCTTCAATAACTACATGTGCAAGAAATTCTTCCATCCAGCCTCACGGGATAACCTCAAGAGG GTCTGGATGGCTGAACAGCAAGCAGAGGCATACAAGAAGAAACAGGAAGAACTGCGAGCGCAGTATGAGAAGGAACAGGATCTGCATGACAACAAGGCCATCCTCAGCAAGGAGAGCAAGGataaattgagcataaatttcaTGTACGAACCCCCACCGGGTGTCCGGAAGGAGCGTGAGAAGGAGGACAATGAGCCTGAATACAAATTCGAATGGCAACGGAAGTACAATGCTCCCCGTGAGAGTTACTGCAAAGGTGACACCGAGATCCGGGATCAACCCTTTGGCATTCAAGTGCGCAATGTTCGCTGCATTAAATGCCACAAATGGGGCCACATAAACACCGACAAGGAATGCACAATGTACAGTATTTCCATGAGTGAAGCCCGGAAGATCCATTCCGAAGCGGAAGCACAGTCAATTATGGCCAAGGGTGTGCTGGAGGAGCAAATGAAGGACGATGGGCTGGCAATGCGAAAGAGTGCAATGAGTCTGCAGAGTTTCCAATCGGGACGCCTCCATCAGCTCATCCCGAGTGACGATGAGGCCGACACGAGTGCCAAGAAGCCCGAAATGGCCTTCCTCAAATCCCTCACGACCGAACAGAAGCGCAAGCTCCTCCGGAAGCTGGAAAAGATCGAAAAACGCAGtcgaaagaagaagaaatccaAATCCAAGAAGCACCATCATCGCGACAGCAGCAGTAGCAGCAGCTCCGACGACGACAGGAAGCACACGCGTGAGAAGAAGCAGAGGAAACGCTCACGGAGCCCCCGAAGGCACAGCAggaa AAGCTTCATCAGCAAAATGATTCTGGGatag
- the LOC129792997 gene encoding uncharacterized protein LOC129792997, producing the protein MLGRLLRSPFVRLCRNSPLIVSSGRNFCSKIETATSKHDRTGAAYIGSNAGKWMAEQTRSGPSRQGVWYQPYVVMACLVTFMAYFCILREENDIDLELQKSLYERIEGLEETQLRVRHKYNLENGLDVKDIEDRLKELGASVEKTP; encoded by the exons ATGCTTGGGAGATTGCTAAGGAGCCCCTTTGTTAG ATTATGTAGGAATAGTCCCCTGATTGTGTCATCCGGAAGGAATTTCTGCAGCAAAATTGAGACTGCAACGAGCAAACATGATCGCACGGGGGCTGCATACATTGGCAGCAATGCCGGGAAGTGGATGGCAGAGCAGACACGGAGTGGCCCCTCGAGGCAGGGTGTTTGGTATCAACCCTACGTCGTAATGGCCTGCCTGGTAACCTTCATGGCTTACTTCTGTATCCTCCGGGAGGAAAATGACATTGATCTGGAGCTCCAGAAGAGTCTCTATGAGCGAATTGAAGGCCTGGAGGAGACACAGCTACGCGTCCGGCATAAATATAACCTCGAAAATGGTTTAGATGTGAAAGACATCGAGGACAGGCTCAAAGAATTGGGTGCTAGCGTTGAAAAAACTCCTTAG